One Thioclava sp. ES.031 genomic window, GCAGCATGGCGTTGGTCTTGGGCGAGCGGTAACCCGACAGAAGCATATAGGGTTCGCGCGAATCCATCAGGTTGTGCGCGGCGGCCGCGATGTCCACGGTGCGCGCGTCGATGTTCTTCAGCTGATTGGTGCGCCAGTCGCGGGCGAAATAGGTGATCTCTTTCAGCGCGTCGGGGATATACTCGCCTTCGATCCAGTAAACGGTGTCGAGCGTCTCGCCGGTACGACCGTTATACATCTTGATCCGTCGGATGTCCCCTGCGCCCTTGAGTAGACCG contains:
- a CDS encoding DUF882 domain-containing protein, with translation MTTISRRGLLGAFAATMVTAAPTMSNAFGLLKGAGDIRRIKMYNGRTGETLDTVYWIEGEYIPDALKEITYFARDWRTNQLKNIDARTVDIAAAAHNLMDSREPYMLLSGYRSPKTNAMLRARSKGVAKNSLHMQGLAMDLRLKSRSVSQMYKAAAACHAGGVGKYSRSNFVHMDCGPVRHWGS